The Desulfuromonadales bacterium genomic interval GAGAGCTGGTTGAGGATAAGGGCGGCGCCGGGTCGGCCGATCACCGGCGAACCGACCTCATCGTCGGAGACCACAACGGTGCAGGTGGCAGCGCCGCCGCGCTTTTCCACCCCATAGGCGGGGAAATAGGAAGCGTTTTTCCCTTCGCGAATGGCGGCATAGGCGA includes:
- a CDS encoding 2-oxoacid:acceptor oxidoreductase family protein, yielding MTYDVFMAGFGGQGILLIGNLLAYAAIREGKNASYFPAYGVEKRGGAATCTVVVSDDEVGSPVIGRPGAALILNQLS